A section of the Humulus lupulus chromosome 2, drHumLupu1.1, whole genome shotgun sequence genome encodes:
- the LOC133817720 gene encoding uncharacterized protein LOC133817720, with protein MFDLLFGWRKASKCKKLIKQLQCRLKLLKNKRHAIVRQLREDLAQLIKIGRQSIAFHRVEQLIKDETVNEAYELLEIFCDFILIQLSYIRRHKECPNDINEAISTLIYASVRCGDLPELRMIRQLFEDRYGHKFAMVALELFPGNLVNRQVKEKLSTQSISEDLKHRMVNEIARDYCPRPEILALEYYSDWEKQQMKLTGSEDQALSADVPTFYDISERSELHASKLEKVVFVDSPCHSKSIQDLNIPASAAAASSSSSEEQKVLPTILESQAQKEENSDEGNSQHGKGNLLGKKEDGRSATASSSESLPKFYEDTVVYMDDIEEFQSSTPKDEESQDQRLFRFKSSIQFKESSLNDRDELENEKVKSNSQNSGRTSSFSSKKRTRRKLVFHENESIKDTNSLSYYGQQPSNKQRSYHQQLQRKQQKKTSVDEGDKRPNQLCNTEMGFTFLPRNRRCYPKKPECRCCSSHNMRHSCSSLESPCYFFADEDDDDCDSPSFRKPKNLSSSHYSRDHNGETDEEVESIISPQKPRRRSYESKSMVYDVFTYPDHQIQSQNYVLEEKEERFGSRWGNGVSCRTRKDSVPPYIRTVTMPPERPKDISDENFQRSKSFPIQTPNHVHPKLPDYDDIAAKFTALKKERSCQ; from the exons GTTGAGCAGTTGATCAAAGATGAAACAGTAAATGAAGCCTATGAATTGCTGGAAATTTTTTGTGATTTCATTCTCATCCAATTATCATACATTCGGAGACATAA GGAATGTCCAAATGATATTAATGAAGCAATTTCTACTCTCATATATGCCTCTGTAAGGTGTGGTGATCTACCTGAGCTTCGGATGATTCGACAGCTCTTTGAGGACCGTTATGGTCATAAATTTGCAATGGTTGCTCTCGAATTATTTCCTGGGAATCTGGTTAACCGGCAG GTGAAAGAAAAACTTTCCACGCAGTCAATTTCTGAAGACTTGAAGCATAGAATGGTTAATGAAATTGCCAGAGATTATTGCCCCAGACCAGAGATTTTAGCACTTGAGTATTATTCTGATTGGGAAAAACAACAG ATGAAGCTAACAGGTAGTGAAGACCAAGCACTGAGTGCAGATGTTCCAACTTTTTATGACATATCTGAAAGATCAGAATTGCATGCTTCAAAGCTTGAAAAAGTGGTGTTTGTTGATTCACCATGTCATTCAAAGTCTATTCAAGACCTCAATATAcctgcttctgctgctgctgcttcttcttcttcttctgaagAACAGAAGGTGTTGCCAACCATTTTAGAGTCTCAGGCACAGAAAGAAGAGAACTCTGATGAAGGAAATTCTCAACATGGGAAAGGAAATCTTTTGGGGAAAAAGGAAGACGGAAGAAGTGCTACAGCATCTTCTTCAGAAAgcttgccaaaattttatgaagACACGGTAGTTTATATGGATGACATTGAAGAGTTTCAGTCTTCCACTCCAAAAGATGAAGAGTCTCAGGACCAAAGACTATTCAGATTCAAGTCTTCCATCCAATTCAAGGAGAGTTCTCTTAACGACCGTGATGAATTGGAGAACGAAAAGGTTAAGTCAAACTCACAAAATTCAGGGAGAACTAGTAGTTTCTCTAGTAAGAAAAGAACAAGGAGGAAATTGGTATTTCATGAAAACGAATCCATAAAGGATACTAATAGCCTTAGTTACTATGGTCAGCAGCCATCCAATAAGCAAAGATCTTATCATCAGCAACTGCAAAGAAAGCAACAGAAGAAAACTTCAGTTGATGAAGGTGATAAGAGACCAAACCAATTATGCAACACAGAAATGGGATTTACTTTTTTGCCAAGAAACCGTagatgttatccaaaaaaaccTGAATGCAGATGCTGTTCCAGCCACAATATGAGACATAGCTGCAGCAGCTTGGAAAGTCCATGCTATTTTTTTGCTGATGAAGACGATGATGATTGTGATTCTCCATCATTCCGGAAGCCAAAGAATTTGTCCAGCAGTCATTATAGCAGAGACCATAATGGAGAAACGGATGAAGAGGTAGAAAGTATCATTTCACCTCAGAAACCAAGGAGAAGAAGCTATGAAAGTAAATCTATGGTTTATGATGTTTTCACCTACCCAGATCACCAAATTCAAAGCCAAAACTATGTCTTGGAAGAAAAGGAGGAGAGGTTTGGTTCAAGATGGGGTAATGGAGTTTCTTGCAGGACAAGAAAAGATTCAGTTCCACCATATATTAGAACTGTGACAATGCCTCCAGAAAGGCCTAAGGATATTTCCGATGAAAACTTTCAAAGATCCAAGTCTTTCCCTATTCAAACTCCCAACCATGTTCATCCAAAGTTGCCGGACTATGATGATATAGCCGCTAAATTCACGGCTCTCAAAAAAGAGAGGAGCTGCCAGTGA
- the LOC133814183 gene encoding uncharacterized protein LOC133814183, which translates to MVCIVLGANPPFAVFEGFINRIWGKLGIERIAQMNVDYTLVKFRDEAMRDMVLEAGVVHFDRKPVILRLWSTELDTMRLVKSIPVWVRLPGLRLQYWGFKCLSALVSTIGKPMLVDKVTKDRSMVKFARVLMEVEISDDVPKTISFLNERGQLMEHLLEYEWLPTQCQGCKILGHSEANCNRKQGVVWRKKEVKQGPKKYEVMIGQTIAEPPTASCSKETDGGLILDDTKKSAVKEVCVTKNGQDSDWITPKRLGGVKHSAPATQNLMKNSYSSLQDRIMEVMNLGLSTTNIFNGGLQHT; encoded by the coding sequence ATGGTTTGTATTGTCCTTGGAGCCAACCCCCCATTTGCAGTATTTGAAGGATTTATAAATAGAATTTGGGGAAAACTGGGTATTGAAAGGATAGCTCAAATGAATGTCGACTATACTCTTGTGAAATTTAGGGATGAAGCCATGCGTGATATGGTTTTGGAAGCTGGAGTCGTGCACTTTGATAGGAAGCCAGTAATTCTGAGGTTGTGGTCCACTGAATTAGACACAATGAGGTTAGTGAAATCTATTCCTGTATGGGTTAGATTGCCTGGTCTTAGGCTGCAATATTGGGGATTTAAGTGCTTGAGTGCCCTTGTTAGTACCATTGGCAAACCTATGCTAGTTGATAAGGTTACCAAAGACAGATCAATGGTGAAGTTTGCAAGGGTTTTAATGGAGGTGGAGATTTCAGATGATGTTCCTAAAACCATTAGTTTCCTTAATGAGAGAGGCCAATTGATGGAACATCTTCTGGAATATGAATGGCTACCTACTCAGTGTCAAGGTTGTAAAATTCTAGGTCATTCTGAAGCGAATTGTAACCGAAAACAGGGAGTTGTGTGGAGGAAAAAAGAAGTGAAGCAAGGTCCAAAGAAATATGAAGTTATGATAGGTCAGACCATTGCTGAACCCCCTACTGCCTCATGTTCAAAGGAAACTGATGGTGGTTTAATCTTAGATGATACTAAAAAATCTGCTGTAAAGGAGGTATGTGTTACAAAAAATGGGCAGGATTCAGATTGGATCACTCCTAAACGTTTAGGGGGAGTTAAACATTCTGCACCAGCAACTCAGAATTTGATGAAGAATTCATATAGTTCTTTGCAAGATCGGATAATGGAGGTCATGAACTTGGGACTGTCTACAACAAATATTTTCAATGGAGGATTGCAACATACTTAG